agtcttcgcccacccacgatgatcactcaccatctcccaacagagatcactcctctcctcatcccttgccatcacccccgagaagacagaggtctccttctattccttctcgtccgactccatcttcatcaccctcgagaaaagagaagactcctcctcctcctccgtcttcATCAGCctcgggaaaacagaattctcgtctcatcctcctcctccaccttagcccaaaacaagatcaaaggcattctcgcagtcgcagaaaaggtccttggattcggtcgctaatgctcccaaagtggaccaacaaaaaagaaaaaggtcattcAGTGACAGCcttacaaacttgatggaaggaaaatttacagcacacatctcaaaggaagattatattagtttcttcaatctctatgcctcactgcctccatttttgttgaagtccaaatttgaaaggcaaacacaaAATCAGTAAGCTACAacaagagccgatgaaatacacaatgaagatttaaggaagatacaaaaattcatcgaagacaaccccgaattaaccatagaagaggccgcgaccatctattatgatgtacaaggaacggcaacaccggcaatgaagtatgaaaggggcaatcttttggttcctaattacgagtataaaaatttgacaacatatatgcgccagttgcatgaatattacatggctcaaacaaTAGAGacagaggactttggttttgaggttattatctgttcgccacatgtttttaattatcctgaagaagagaaattcgatgtcgagtgggagtgcttgttccagctataccagaaacgctctctcgatacacaaatgttgatgctgtggactatgtaagtaccctacacgtatgatattacaattaacttcTCTGGCGGGacacaaattattaacttttgagcactttccatgattttatgtaggtgtatagcaaaattttgtattctaaaaagcaaatgggataacataggcttcttggaccccttgcgagtcaatgagaagacatgtctaggcctccatggatgtgacgtggaagacctgaaacagagattgattgttgttttcgacgaattcaagatgaagaacaaaacccacatacttctagcctacaactgtgagtatgtgttctcaacttttaattttatgcttcttttttttaaagattattcgataattaggattctatgattgcagccACCACttcgtcttcatttgtattaatcttgccaaaaatctgatcggggtgtgggactcgaagaaaaaatcatttcatcatctggatgcagtggtggcagtgctgaattagtaagcgatcctaataacatattattttctaatcacacataccgctttctaacgtTTCTTCTTTTAATATTGCTCAATGTCCGAAGAAGACAAATCGATGGGatgcaggtcccattcaaggttgtcgaaatggaggggaagtacctaaaatagCCGGCAGGAaataatgaatgcgggttttatgtaatgtgggcaatgcttcgctacatcggcggaaaatcggaagaagccgataagttggtatgtataatccccatttcatttatgtctgttaatcattcaacaaaatcatttactgattcctctttggatatcatcttttttgaacgacagcgtaagaaatataaccacgaaaggctgttagacatggagacaTCTAACAATAGAATTGGGGAAACTCATGTGATGTCCAATTCTAAATTCCAGGTCTCAATGTCGATATCCAAATGGTGTATTGTAGGTGTTGATGCGTGCGACGAGATTGTTATAGATACATTGATAAAGGGAAAAGTGCATGGCCTCAAGATAGTTGTTGAGCAGAGGCTCGACTGCAGTAGGCCCAAGAGATCTCGAGGAGACGAggatgttagtttgatctccaccaattggccggCCAATTGGGCCCTCGGATTAACGCCCTGATTGGGGGCGTCCAACcactacatggttggtgggcccccgttgcACGGCACTATAAAGAAAGGTAGGGACTAGGGCTCTAACTACAAGGTTGACCTGAGCTACCGTGACCCACCAACAGTtaaacctaacccgatctaaagagggtgctgccagtgACGGGAAGACCCACTGACTTCGCCGTCACCACTGGACTGCGGCACCTCGCGTCAtcgtcgcctctgcatcgccaccactATGCTAGACTCCATCGCGCCGGGCTCCCACGACACCGGCGTCCACGCGGCTGCGGCGCAACTACGCCAGGGCGAAGTAGAGGAATCAATTTCTTCATCTAAGTAAGATGTTTATCCCTTGATCTACGTTTCAGAGGTAATGTGTCCCTAATAGAGGAGGCTCCACGTGTGATTGATTTAGATGCAACAAATCTGATTTGCGGCATCGGTTTTCCTCGTGTACACCGTGCCCCTAGTGCTCCTAGCTCAGTCAGTTTTATCTAAACttttcaaaccaaaccaaaccaaaccaaaccaaacccTAGTGCTCCCGTTGCTCCATATGATTTATTTCGTCCTTTACTTAACTCAGGATTACGTTTATTTCTTGAAAGGTGTGCGTCAGGAATAAGGATTAGCATCTGTTGTGCTACTGCTCTATTGTGTATTCCTTTATTTTTTACTTGTCATATTAGCTTTGTTCTAAATCAAACTTTATATCTTTGATTGTCAATTTCAGAAAATTTATACAGGTTCATTGCATAGGATTTATATTTTTAGATTCATCATGAGACATACTTTTGTAATATATAATTTATGTGTTGTAAAACTATAaagatttttaaaaaataaatggccaaagataataagatttgacttagaacaaagctaATGTGACATGTAAAAATAAAAGGAGAGAGAGTATCTTATTTAATATCCTTCTAACTTGATATGTTGTTTATTTTCTCCGGGCGCTATGAATGAAGAGATGGTTCACTGACTCCTATCAGTGGCGCTGCTGGTGCGGGCGGTGGTCGCTTGTTCCACCGTCTCCTGATATATTACTccccagaaaagtcaaaacgtcctATAGTTTTAAACCGAGAGAATAATAAagaagagaacgatgtgccataGACAGCGGACATCTATTCCTACAGCGACAAGTGTCCATTTGACACAGCTGCAACCTGGTGATTTCTCTCGCGGTGAAGGCTGGATAGATGATCTATACCAGGGTTTCCAATATCGgccgaaatctcctgatattttTGATATATCCTCTTTATTCGTAGGtgccgataagaaaatatctatctttttcatacaaattttgtttaaatttacttaaattcaaattaaattttatttgaatttggtccaatattttcgatatatcctgtttatcctctttatctgtgacccccgataaattttaatttttgaaAATGAAAACCTTCATCTATACTACGGTGCGCTAGCTAGCTACTTAGCTAGGTTCAACGGTTGTGTCAACCAAAAAATAGACAGAAACCAGAAAGCTACACCGCACTCTTACGAGCGTGTTCTTCGCGCACTTAGCTTCACACGCGCAGCCATGCGAGCGAGACGACAAAGCAGCTGCATGCAAAGATCTTGTGACTTCTCTATGGCGGCGAAACTCGCGTTCCACGCCCCGGGCCATTTTGTATTAGGCCCTGCCCCCCCTGCCTTTTCCTGCCCATAATGGGAGTTTGCCACTTGACTATAAATTTCGTTTGCGCGCTCTTTGGGGCCATTATTTGATCCACACTTCCTAAACTACAGACGTCTGAATCTCAGGCGGCTGCTCTGCATGCCTCAGCTGACCGAAAGAGGAGGATGACTGTCCTGTGTTGCCTGAGAAGAAGAGAGATTTCAGGCGCCTGTTAAATAGCAAATCCCGATTTGATCACCAGAACAGCACAGCTTTGAAAGCCGGCCAGACGACCGTGTTGATTCTTGGTTGCCAAGCATGGGCACCGGGAGCACGTGCGGTTCTATGCATGCAGCGCTGCGCCCCACACCGCAACAGGGCAAATAATGCAACGGGCCGGGGTCGGCGAAAATATGCAACGAGTACGTGACCAGCATATCTCCACGCCATGGACATAAGTAAAAGAGACGAAATCACTGCAGAAGCGAGCACCGAGAAGTGCCTATACAACACAAACTGGAAGCACTGCGTGGTGCGTGCAAAAGCTAGCGTCGAAAGCATCAGCCATCAGGTATTAAAAAGCCGAGGACGGCGTTGCGATCCGTGGGAACGCACGATCTGGCTCGCTGGAAATTTGAGGCTCTCTGGTCTCACAGCCTGCCCTGCCACTATTGGCCATGGATGGCTCGGAGAAGGGCCAAGAAAGCGTCCCCGCCCGGCAACTTTGTGCGACTTGGCTACGAAAAGAGATCTCTTTGGTTGATGGTGGGCCTTTATTTGGGGGCTAGCAGCCATGCGATCGAAGGCTGCCATGCTAGCTAATAATACATGTCCACCGAGAAGATATTATACTGGATCATCCGCAGGAGCTAGCCAACCTTCACTTGAGACATGCATGTGTTCTTTTCTACCTAACCAGAATTCTTTCACCGCTTGCATACCATCTCTTATTTCTCCCCTCCACTGTTTTTCTTGCTATGAGTTAATTACACTTTAACTACTTTTCTTCCATTCTCAAACTTCAGTTGTTAATTGTGTGTAGTGCTTCCTCCACATGTGTCAAGTGATTTTCTTCAAATGTGTCTTTCATGCTTTTTGCTAGCTAACCAAATAAAGGCCCTTTGATTTTGTTTAAAGCAAAGCTGCCAAAAGCTAGACCTCGACACGAGCAAAATTGCAACTTGAACTTTTTAGTGCTCGTGGTTGTTGATGCCTATAAGTACCCTCATGCGGCATCAAGGCAAGGCCCATGCCTCGGTCTCAAACCAATAGCTACTAGCTAAATACCTAGCTCATCTCTGGAGCTCACTACTGACCTAGCTACTACTCGATCTCGTGCATGCCAACCATGAGGCACAGCAGTTCCGTAGCAAATCTGCATGACAAGCAACCTCACCACCACTCCACATCGAAGATGAAGCTCAGCAAGAGCGCCCCCGATCTCCTCAAGAAGGCCGTGACGTCGATCAAGAGCAAGATTGACGCTCTAAGAACAAAGCTCATCATCCTGGCCTCGCTGCGCCGAAGGATGGCGGTGGTCGCCGCCATGTCTCGCAAGGTCCACACACTCGTGTCGTCGTCGAACCAGGAGAAGATTATGGCGGACCACCTTGACAGGGCTCTCGTGCTAAGCAAGGCAATGGCGCCAAGAAAAGAGCCTGCCGCTGGTGATCACGGTGGTAAGAAGGCTGGTCTTAGTCTCTTTGAGATCGCAGTGTTCGACGAGGATGATCGTCATGGCTACCATGATTGGACAAGTTCCCTCTTCGACGATGACAATTATCATTGCAATGATGAGGAAGATGTACAGGAAGGTGGTGGTAATGTCGATGTTCTTGATGTGCTCGATGAGCCATCGGTCATCGAGGTCATCAGGAGCAACCGGGAGGCTGAAGGTCTGACGTTCAATATAGACGATGAGATTGACGAGGCTTGTGATATGTTCATTAGGAGATGTCGCAGCCGGATGGACCTTACCTTGTAGTGATCCTTGTGTTTTTTTCGTGCATGGTACTGAGCAACAACTGGTACTGAGCGATGATAGAAGGGTGGCTGAGATTCTAAGAAGAAAGCCCAGCTACTAGGGATGACCAGAGGGACATGAACTTGTGTGATTATTACCGCATAAGTAGCACGACACACATTATGAAGTGGCAAAATAGTGTTATGCAGATAGACACAGCTTGGAAGATGCATCGATCGTATTTTAATTTATGCCTGGATTTAACAAACTATATATAGACGATGAACAGTTtgttttttcattttaatttgtgCTGGCTAACATCTCTGATCACTGACCCATATGCTCCTCACAAACCTTAGACGAGTGTATATCTCGTTGCCAACAGGCCACGATGATGCCCGCTCCACACATCCAGCCTTGCTGCATCTGCTGCGCCGTACCGGTCCCTGAACCTACAAACTCTATTTCGTGTTGTTTGGTATAGTCCTCTAAACAAGGTGTTTCATCATGAGCATTCATCCTATGAATTCTAGTGGGTTGTACCAATAATATGCACTAATTGAGATAAAAAGAATAATATGCACTAATCCATCAACCCAGGCGTAATCATGAACTAGTAATTTTATGATGTTTGTGTTAAGTGTTGGAAGGCTCTTGGCTGAACTTGGGCCCATAGCTAATCAATTTTTTTTGGGTATCTTTGCTCTCTCTATTTTTTCATATTCCAACACAATACCAATATATAGATAATTTTTTATATCTGATTATTATCTGTTATTCCCTACACTTCCCCAACCACATTCACAGTTTACCTCTTTTGCATCAAACCGTACCTCCAAATGTGTTTGGCATCTGTTTAGACAAAAACCTTATAGCTTTAGCTATGTGTTTGACATATAAAATCGATATGATCATCATTTCCTGCATACATTTTATATATGGTATAAATAATGACACAAATCATGCATGCATATCAAAAGTTATGTTTTCTATATATTAACCACGGTAGAATTGGACAATTTATAAGTGTGTGTGTTTTACGTGGTTTACTCTAAATTATTTCTAATAATGTCAGAGATGGATAATTTAGATGCAATTTGTAGGATCTTTTTAGACACTTTTTCATAATGGCTTTTGGTTATTTCTAACAATGCAGAGAATAATAATGTAGATGCGCATTTATGGGTTACTTCATATGAATTTTAATAATGGCATGCGGGTAATTTTAGACAAAAATTAGGGGTTATTTATACTATTTTTCTAATTGCATATGCCAATAGTAACTTAGACATAGGTTTACGGGTTACAGTGGAGTATTTTCATGATGGCAAAGCTAGGTATTTCAGATATATGTTTAAATGATTATCTGAGTACTTTCATAATAATAGAGATGGGTAATATATTTAGAAAATATAATGGATCTGGTGATTATTATTGTTGAAGATGTTCAGAGTTTACTAAATTAATGGCCAGATGTTCCTAAGTTTTATACGAATTTATAGGACTTGTTCTTTTGTCTATACTAtgtcttgtaaaatgcatattcAGTTAGTAGCAAGAAGCAAGGAATGAGGTGCGAATCTAAAGGACCAAATAGGAGACCCATGAAAGTCCCAAATTTTTTCACTGAACAAAAAAGTGATCGACCTAAGCatctttttttttgcgaattacacAAGTACAAGTACAGAGGCAGACGTTCAACAAGCACGCACACTCACCTCTACGAACACACGTACGCAATATCGACCTTAGTAACGACACAAGGAACATGCCGAAGCCTAACAAGTAAGGATAGAAGCAAATTTTCTAGTGGAAATTGCCTAAAAATTGTCTTAAAacccaagagagagagagagagagtcccaGTGATGCAACTTATTTCTTCTCTGTACTCTATGCAAAAGAAAgaaagagcatctccaagagtatcctAAATTTTACTCCCAAAAACTTCATGTTTTCCAACTCCCAAAAAGTTATAGGAGAAAAAAAGAAGGTCATCTCCAATAGTACCCAATATTTcacttaaaaaaaatcaaaatttgatCCCACTTGGTTTTTTATTGTGGTACTTTTTTTTCCCAGAGTCTTTGTGGACGCGCAAAcctatgccgccgccgccgcctcttcctTCAGCAGGCCGGCACCACCTCCTAGCCACAGGCCGCCGGCACCACCTCCCATTAGCCATTGGCCTACTTGGTGTTCTTGATGTAGGCCTAGAGGGCGAGCCCGTTGGCATAGGAGATGTGCACGGCCGGGAGCACATGCGGGGTCGGCCGTCGGCCTGGAAGTCGTTCCCGGTGGCCTTTTCCGCCGCCGCATGCATGGTCAATACATTGCACACTGTTCTCGTCGCCGCTGATGATCGGGTAGAAGCCTTTCCCGTGCAGCCACCTCTCCGAGAGGCTCATGCCCTAGTGTGATTGAAGACCGCGAAGGCCGAGAACTCCATGTCGACGGAGCTGGCGGCGACGGTGAGGATCCACGACGTGACGTTAGTGACGGTGCCGAGGTCCGGGCCGTTGTTGCTGGCCGAGCATACGATGGCGATGCCGCCCTTGATGGCGTGGAGCGAGTCCATGGGGAAACCGCGCTAAAAGACCGCGTGGAAACCGCGTCGGAGGAGATATGCGTGATGTCTACGGCGAGCAACTTTACGCGGGTTGGTGGAGTTTTTTTTCCATGTGCTAAAAGATTTGGagaatggattaggagttgttaGAGAGGGGGTTTTTTTTCCAATCTTGCTAAAAAACAAGGATTGGGAGGAGATTTAAGATACTCTCAGAGATGCTCTAAAAGAGCTCTCGTTTCCTCCCAATTTCTATGTGTTCATATTGTGATCTCTGTGTGCATTTATTGTTCGATAGAAGAATAGTTTCTCAACACACAAATCCTGAAAAAGAAAAAGCTCAATATTTGAAGGAGACTACATCATGAAGTTAAATCCTAGCAAACCAAAGCTCTGGAAGGCAAATGACTTAAGAAATAAGAGCCACTTCCTGCCACCCTATATCTAGCCCTAAGAAAAACTCTAAACACTCAAATGAGAGCCTAATCCCGAAGTTGTGTACTAGCCATCTCCACTATGTATAGGCACTTGATATTTTTAAAATGATGTGACATTGCATGAACAACTCAGCCTAAATATCCACATGGGTAAAATCGCCCTCCAACTTGTCACAAGCTTCACCCTATGTATCAGCCGCCAGGCTTAGGGGGGTGGCCATGGACGGGAACAAGCTTTGAGGTTAGCAGGGCGGGGAAGGCCAGCTCTCTAGAGATCTAGACCCTACGTATCCACCGCCAGGTTGGTTGGAGGGAGGCAGGATCCGTAGGACAAGGACATGTGCTCCATGGTTGGCGGGCCAGAAGGTGGGCTCGTTGGAGATGAAACCCATATGGATCTGCCACTAGGATAGGGAAGGCAAATGAGATTGGACCATCCATATGCGGCTCATCGGTTTTCGAGGCTCAAGGGAGAGGTTGGAGATATGGACTTGTCACGAGCTTGCCGGATCATATCTTGGGTCTCCGTGGCCAGGGTGGGAGAAGCGGGCTCACTAGATCTTTGAGAGGGTGGTGCGGCGAGAAGGTGGTAGTGGTGGAGGACGTAGGCGAGAAGTCTCAGTGGCATCGCATGGCGCAAGTGAGCAGCCGGCGGCGGCAAAGggtgcagagagagagagagagagagagagagagagagagagagagagagagagagagagagagagagagacttgtGAGTAGCCATGAGAGAGATAAAGAGCTGGGTGTGGCGTGAAGGAGGAGTCATGTGAGAGATAGAGTTTTCGATGGATTGGGCTAGAATTAAGATAGGCATCATTTTTAGAGGCAGACCTTAGACTTAAGAGGCCTACCATGCA
Above is a genomic segment from Miscanthus floridulus cultivar M001 chromosome 3, ASM1932011v1, whole genome shotgun sequence containing:
- the LOC136546585 gene encoding uncharacterized protein: MPTMRHSSSVANLHDKQPHHHSTSKMKLSKSAPDLLKKAVTSIKSKIDALRTKLIILASLRRRMAVVAAMSRKVHTLVSSSNQEKIMADHLDRALVLSKAMAPRKEPAAGDHGGKKAGLSLFEIAVFDEDDRHGYHDWTSSLFDDDNYHCNDEEDVQEGGGNVDVLDVLDEPSVIEVIRSNREAEGLTFNIDDEIDEACDMFIRRCRSRMDLTL